The sequence TTTATTAAAGCTTTTAGGATAAAAAATAGAAAGGCAATATTTTTTATAGCTGTGTGTTTATGGGTAGGTCCAGGTTTGGTAGTAAATGCTGTATTTAAAAACCATTGGGGTAGGCCTAGACCATATATGGTACAACAGTTTAACGGTGATAAAATCTTCCAACAACCATTTGTGATATCTAACCAATGTACTACTAACTGCTCTTTCCCTTGTGGTGATGCTTCTATGGGCTTTTGGCTTTTTGCTTTTATGCCTTTAGCTGCTACACGTAGAAAGAAAGCTCTAGCTTTTGCTGTTGCTGTATTAGCCGGAGGAGGCTTGGGCCTAATGAGAATGGCTCAAGGAGGACACTTTTTTAGTGATGTAATTTTCTGTGGGATATTTGTCTATATATGTACCTGGATTGTGTACTGGGTGATGTATGAACGCAATAGAAAGCCTCCTGAGATAGAAAAACATTCCGGTTAAATTTTTATTAATATCAAGTCCTTATATCTTTCTAGGACCTTAAAACCTTTAAATATCAAAAAATCCTTATCAAACTTTCTTATAACTATTTTATGAAATGCTAAATAGAATTTGACAGGCTTTGAGTTTCTGTGTTAGGCTCAAAATTAGTAAGTTTTCTTACTGACGTAATTAAAGAAGAGGTGCATAATTTATAATGCTAATCTGAAAGCCATAACGCTTAGAGATGATTAGATTTTTAGAGATTGTGCCGAAAGAATATGTATGTTATGAGCTATATTCTTGGATCTGATACTGAAAGGTAGCAGAACTGTCACGTTGAACTTAAACGTGGAGCGCTTCGGTCTAAGCATTAATTTTTGCAAAGTCTTAGCTCCCATTATTAGTGAAAGAATAGGAAAATCAATGGCTATACAAATTAGTAATCGTGTAACGAGTATTAAACCTTCAGCAACAGCATTAATGTCTTCTAAAGTCCAAGAACTTGTTGAAAAAGGAGCGAAAATTCTCTCTCTAAATGTAGGAGAGCCAGGATTTAACACACCTGATGTCGTGAAAAAAGCAGGTATTATGGCAATCGAAAATAATTATACCCAATATACAACCGTAGATGGTTATAGAGATTTAAGACAAGCGATAATAAGTCGCTACTATAGTGATTATGGTGTTAATTATGAGCTTGATGAGGTTTGTGTTACAACTGGAGCTAAACATAGTCTTCATAATATATTTAACTGTATTATTAATGATGGTGATGAA is a genomic window of Francisella sp. LA112445 containing:
- the lpxF gene encoding lipid A 4'-phosphatase LpxF, encoding MAKFHIIVGLIVCFCAWVFFLIFPHLDLALAGDFYSPTSGFAVSPSHGFFGFMHTFAMRFPVVFSIAVILFLLGSLFIKAFRIKNRKAIFFIAVCLWVGPGLVVNAVFKNHWGRPRPYMVQQFNGDKIFQQPFVISNQCTTNCSFPCGDASMGFWLFAFMPLAATRRKKALAFAVAVLAGGGLGLMRMAQGGHFFSDVIFCGIFVYICTWIVYWVMYERNRKPPEIEKHSG